In Festucalex cinctus isolate MCC-2025b chromosome 21, RoL_Fcin_1.0, whole genome shotgun sequence, one genomic interval encodes:
- the dll4 gene encoding delta-like protein 4 → MAAWFTFTLAFSTMTQVFASGVFELHLHDFKNQRGLLANGLPCKPSCRTYFKVCLKNYQAVVSPGDCIFGSARTPVLGSSNSFSGVPPGPIQIPFNFGWLGSFSLIIEAWHAPHGNLPVDTSNPDSLISFFAIQRQLSVGNDWVQDMQATEQTELRYSYRFVCNKSYYGESCSKKCTPRDDRFGHYTCTRDGQLSCLTGWKGEYCEEPICLEGCSERNGNCSKPGECVCRDGWQGTFCDECKKYPACKHGTCQLPWQCNCQEGWGGLLCDQDLNFCTHHHPCVNGATCMNTGQGSYTCTCMPGFTGVNCELEMQECDSNPCRNGGICTNLESGYMCSCLEGFEGSHCEHSLLTCVDSPCFHGGKCWEKDNGRSYMCECPRGYTGLNCEKRVDKCTPLPCANGGQCLIHSGTQVCSCRAGFTGQRCEININECAGNPCINGATCLDRINDYTCACPPGYSGRNCDRVLDECPLHPCLNGGVCTSKTPATCVCPPGFTGPSCEFFAAVTSQVGENQDGFQWVAVSLAVGLVALLVLLCMVGLALRHIHRQAQRQREDMETMNNVSSAQRDNLIPASQLKNTNQKVSLEVDCDSEKSNFIHKNYHLDPYSSKAKEFKDDKSQEDKSLIYDKCLEDKRPLSRVCSEKPECRISTICSSRDSMYQSVGLFVIADARRECVIATEV, encoded by the exons ATGGCAGCTTGGTTCACCTTCACCCTTGCCTTCAGCACCATGACACAG GTGTTTGCCTCAGGTGTTTTTGAGCTGCACCTCCACGACTTTAAGAACCAAAGGGGTCTGCTGGCCAACGGGCTGCCGTGCAAGCCCAGCTGCAGGACTTACTTCAAGGTGTGCCTGAAGAACTATCAGGCGGTGGTCTCACCGGGGGACTGCATCTTCGGCAGTGCCCGGACGCCGGTACTCGGCTCGTCCAACTCGTTCAGCGGTGTGCCACCCGGCCCCATCCAGATCCCCTTCAACTTCGGGTGGCTG GGATCCTTTTCATTAATAATTGAAGCCTGGCACGCTCCTCATGGAAATCTACCTGTAG ATACCAGCAACCCGGACTCTCTGATAAGCTTCTTCGCCATCCAAAGACAACTCAGCGTGGGTAACGACTGGGTGCAGGACATGCAGGCCACCGAGCAGACCGAGCTGAGGTATTCCTACCGCTTCGTCTGCAACAAAAGTTACTACGGCGAGAGCTGCTCCAAGAAATGCACGCCCCGGGATGACCGATTCGGACATTACACCTGCACCAGGGACGGACAGCTGTCCTGCCTGACCGGCTGGAAGGGGGAATACTGCGAAGAAC CCATCTGTCTGGAAGGCTGCAGCGAGAGGAACGGAAACTGCTCCAAACCTGGCGAGTGTGT GTGTCGAGATGGCTGGCAGGGCACCTTCTGCGATGAGTGCAAGAAGTACCCGGCATGTAAGCACGGCACCTGCCAGCTGCCATGGCAGTGCAACTGTCAAGAGGGCTGGGGTGGCCTATTGTGTGACCAAG ATCTGAACTTCTGCACGCATCACCATCCCTGCGTGAACGGCGCCACCTGCATGAACACGGGCCAGGGCAGCTACACGTGCACTTGCATGCCGGGCTTCACGGGCGTCAACTGTGAGCTGGAGATGCAGGAATGCGACAGCAACCCCTGCCGCAATGGAGGGATATGCACG AACCTGGAGAGCGGCTACATGTGCTCATGTCTGGAGGGCTTCGAGGGCTCCCACTGCGAGCACAGCTTGCTGACGTGTGTCGATTCCCCCTGCTTCCACGGTGGCAAATGCTGGGAGAAGGACAACGGTCGCAGCTACATGTGCGAGTGTCCCCGTGGCTACACCGGCCTCAACTGCGAGAAGAGAGTGGACAAGTGCACGCCGCTTCCCTGCGCTAATG GTGGTCAGTGCCTGATCCACAGTGGCACGCAGGTGTGCAGCTGTCGCGCAGGATTTACAGGCCAGCGTTGTGAAATCAACATCAACGAGTGCGCCGGGAACCCATGCATCAATGGTGCTACTTGCCTAGACCGGATCAACGACTACACCTGCGCATGTCCCCCGGGGTACAGTGGACGCAACTGCGACCGGGTCCTCGATGAGTGTCCCCTCCATCCCTGTCTCAACGGGGGCGTCTGCACCAGTAAGACCCCGGCAACTTGCGTCTGTCCACCTGGCTTCACCGGGCCCAGCTGCGAGTTCTTCGCCGCCGTGACTTCTCAAGTGGGGGAGAATCAAGATGGCTTCCAGTGGGTGGCAGTCTCTCTGGCTGTGGGGCTAGTGGCACTTTTGGTACTGCTTTGCATGGTGGGCTTGGCCCTGAGGCACATTCACCGGCAGGCCCAAAGGCAGAGGGAGGACATGGAGACCATGAACAATGTGTCCAGCGCTCAGCGGGATAACCTCATACCGGCGTCGCAGCTAAAAAACACCAACCAGAAAGTCAGCCTGGAGGTGGACTGCGACTCAGAGAAGTCGAACTTTATCCATAAAAACTATCACTTGGACCCTTACAGCTCAAAAGCAAAGGAATTTAAGGACGATAAGTCGCAAGAAGACAAAAGTCTTATTTATGACAAATGTTTAGAAGACAAAAGACCTTTGAGTAGAGTATGCAG TGAAAAGCCAGAGTGTAGGATATCAACAATATGCTCGTCCAGAGACTCCATGTACCAGTCGGTAGGCCTATTCGTTATAGCCGACGCAAGGAGGGAGTGCGTTATAGCGACAGAG GTTTAA